Part of the Cuniculiplasma divulgatum genome, TCCATGGGCATAATTGGTGGAGGATATATTGCCCTGGAGCTGGGCCAGGCACTCTCCATGCTCGGTGTAAATGTAACTATTTTCAAACATCATGATACTATAAACAGGATGGGTGACAGAGATGTTGATCGTAAACTAATAGATGCCATTCAGTCGGATCATCTGAAGGTCCTCACAGGATATTCGGTGAATGAAATTAAAAAAAATGGAACATCCTATGAAATAATTGCAGAAAATGAAGGATCTATTTCTAAATTTGAGTTTGAGAAGGTAATGATTGCTTCTGGAAGAAAGGCCAATGTGGAAAGCTTAGATCTTGAAAAAGCTGGTGTGAAATATAACAGTAGAGGTATAACTGTGGATGAGAGTATGTGCACATCAAATTCACAGATATATGCTGCAGGTGATGTGGTAGAACAGAAATTTAACCTTGAAACCATTGCAGCAAGAGAGGGAACAATCGCAGCAAACGCCATGTTTGGGCAGCCTTACGTGCCAGTAGATGAAACATTCATACCATGGGGAATATTCACAGACCCGCAGGGTGCCTTTGTAGGGTACAGTGAAAATGAACTGAGGCAAAAAGGGATTGCCCATGAGTCAGTAGAGATAGATCTTGAATCAGTTCCAAAGGCCAGAATTATAAATGAAACAAAAGGGATCTATAAGTTGCTGTTTTCAGCAGATGATCATAAAATCCTTGGTATACAGGTTATTTCACCAATGGCAACGGAGATAATAATGGAAGGTGCTTACATATTGAGGAATAATATGAGCATTGAAGATCTTGTATCAATGACACACATATTTCCAACAATTTCAGAGGGAATAAAGATTGCAGCCCAATCCTACTCAAGGGATATTTCAAAAATGAGTTGCTGCATGGAGTAAGAAAAAATTTTTCAATATTTTTATGCGAGCTATCAATCCGGTCTCAAAGGATCTAAGATGAAAAAGTTGAGGCTCATAAAATATCCCGGTTCAAAGTGGGTTTCCATTCCTGATATAAGGGAAGTTTGGAAAAAATCAAATATGGAAGCATTCGCTGATGTTTTTGGAGGATCAGCAACGGTTTCACTAAACATGGGTGCAGAGAACGTAATATATAACGAATTAAACACTCAATTATACAATCTTTTACTGAGCCTCAGAGATTCATACGATTCGTTTATGGAATATGTAAAACAGTGGTTGACCTCACCAAAAAGTTTTATGGAATTCAGGAAGCAGTTGAAGGAAGAATCAGATGAAAAAAGGGAGGACAGAACATACAGTGCCTTCAAAACATTTTACAGGTATAACACAACCTTTGGTGGAATGGGAGAAACATATTCAACATCAAGGGAAAAGAGTACCTTCACGGCAATGGGTAAAACAATTGGCGTTCTCCCGGCAATACACAAGACCATATCTACCTGGAAACTGGAAAACATGGATTTCCTTGCATTCATAAGGAAATATGACAGTGAAAAAACTTTTCTGTATATGGATCCACCATATCCTGGCAAGAACTGGTATGAGCACAATTTTTCCATAAAGGATTACAGAGATCTTTCTTCTGTCAGGAAGGAAATGAGAGGAAAATATCTGATGAATTTTGACCGGGGGAGTGAGCAGATTACAAAGGTTTTTGGTGAACCACAGTTCATAAGAAAATACGAGAACAAAAATGGAAATGGCGAAGATATGGAAGAGCCATTCAGATACATCTCATTTTACACAAATGTACTGAATAAATAGACCAAATTTTGATCTTCGATTGAATTAGTGTTTTATTGACTCTTCAATTATAATATTGATGTGTGAAAAAAAATTAAAAACAATATATGTAATGAAACCATGTGGGTAGGATAAGTTTGGATCAATACGACGCATCACAGATACAGATACTTGAGGGATTGAAGGCCGTAAGAAAAGTGCCAGGAATGTATATAGGTAATACTGGAGAGGGCGGTCTTCACCATCTTGTTTACGAGGTTGTAGATAACTGCGTTGATGAAGCGAACGCAGGATTTGCAGATAAGGTATTTATAACGCTTGGAAGAGACGGTAGTGTAACAGTTGAGGATAATGGAAGAGGCATTCCAGTGGACATACACCCTCAATACAAGAGACCGGCACTTGAAATAGTGCTGACGGAGTTACACAGCGGTGCAAAATTTGACAAAAAGGTTTACAAGGTTACTGGCGGTCTTCATGGGGTAGGAGTACACGTTGTTAATGCACTCTCAGAAAAACTTATTGCTGTAATTAAAAGAAATGGGAATATTTATTATGAAATTTTCAGGAGAGGCATACCAGATGGTCATCTGATAACAGTAAAGGAAGATGAAAAGGATAATGATCCAATTCTGAAGGATATAACACTCAATTTAAAGAGTGAATCCGGTACAACAATTAAATTCTGGCCTGATCCAGAAATTTTCCAGGAGACAGTATACAGTTACGAAATTCTAGAACGAAGAATGAGGGAACTGGCATATCTAAATCCCAATATATTCTTTGAGATGAGGGATGAAAGATCAGGAAAGAAAGATACATTTCATTTTTCAGGAGGGTTATCCGAATTTGTATCATATCTTTCTGAAGGATATGATCTGCTTTTAAAGGAAACAATCAGGGGGCAGGAAGAAAAATCAGATGTGGTTGTTGAATTTGCACTTCAGTATTCTTCAAATTCCATGGAGGTCATGAAGTCCTTTGTAAACAATATCAGAACGGACGAAGGCGGAACTCACGTTGCCGGTTTTAGGACGGGACTGTCTAAGGCAATTCTGGATTTTGCAAAGAAGAATAACCTCGTAAAGGGGGTGGACAATTTAATTGGAGATGACGTAAGGGATGGACTTGTTGCTGTTCTGCACATAAAAATGTATAATCCGCAGTTTGAGGGGCAGACAAAGGAAAAACTGGGAAATGGTGAAATCAAGGGTATTGTGCAGTCCATACTGGAAAGTCAGATGAAGTTTTATCTGGAAAGCTATCCACATGTGGCCAATCTCATAGTAAGAAGAGCATTAATGGCTGCAGAGGCAAGAGAGGCATCCAGAAATGCCAAAGAACTCATAAAGAAGAGGTCAAGCCTGGGGACCGGGAGTATGCCGGGCAAGCTTGCAGACTGCTCATCATCAGATCCATCAAAAACAGAGATATATATTGTGGAGGGAGACTCTGCAGGTGGATCTGCTAAACAGGCAAGAAACAGGGAATATCAGGCAGTAATGCCACTCAGGGGCAAAATTCTGAATGTGGAAAAGGCAAATGACAGCAAAACATTCGCCAATCAGATAATCAAGGATCTTATCATAGTGCTCGGTACAGGCGTGGGAGATGAATTAAATCTTGACACTTTAAGATACGGAAAAATAATAATCATGACCGATGCCGATGTGGACGGTGCACATATAAGAACCCTGCTACTTACATTCTTCTACAGGCATGCACTGAAACTGATCAAAAATGGAAACATATATTTTGCAGAGCCACCGCTCTACAGGGTACAGAAGGGTGACAAGGTCTACTATGTATATTCCGAGGAGGAAAGGGATAAGATAGTAACAGAACTTGGTAAAAATGTGGTAACACAGAGGTTCAAGGGTCTTGGGGAAATGAACCCTGAGCAGCTTTGGGATACGGCTATGAATCCTGATACCAGACGACTGGTAAGGGTAGATGTTGAAGATGCAGATGAGGCAGATCACACCTTTTCAATTCTCATGGGAGACAAGGTAGAACCAAGAAGAAGATTCATAGAAGAGAATGCAAAGTACGTGGAGGAAATCGATTTTTAAGGTGATCTGAATGGAATTGAAACCAGTAGAAACAGAAATTAAAAAGTCCTATCTCGAATATGCAATGAGTGTAATCGTAAGCAGGGCAATCCCGGATGTTAGGGATGGATTGAAGCCAGTACAGAGAAGGATACTCTATTCAATGTATGAAAACAATTTCACACATGACAAACCATACAGAAAGTCTGCAAGGATAGTTGGGGAGGCCATGGGTAAATATCATCCTCACGGGGACAGTGCAATTTATGATGCAATGGCAAGGATGGCGCAGGAATTCTCCCTGAGATATACACTTATTGATGGGCAGGGAAATTTTGGATCAATAGATGGAGATGCACCTGCTGCAATGAGGTATACAGAAGCAAGAACAAACCAGCTTGCAGAGGAGATGCTTAAGGATATAGACAAGAACACAGTACCGTTCAGGCTGAACTTTGACGGCTCCCTGCAGGAACCTGATTATCTTCCATCGGTAGTGCCAAATCTTCTAATAAATGGAAGTTCAGGAATAGCGGTGGGTATGGCTACCAACCTTCTTCCGCACAATCTTACAGAGGTTGGAAATGGGATCATAGAACTTGTTAAGAATCCTGAGGCAACTGTAGAGGATCTGCTAAAGCATCTGAAGGGGCCAGATTTTCCAGGTGGTGGAATAATCTGGATGACAGAGGATTTGAAGAGGGCATACGAAACTGGAAGAGGCAAGGTCATATGTCGTGGAGAGGTCAATGCTGAGGATAAGAAAAGGATTGTAATTACAAGTCTACCATACGGTGTTAATAAGGTAACATTCCTCGAGAACGTTGTAAGACATGTTGATGATGGAAAGATAGAGGGAATTACTGACGTGAGGGATGAAAGCAACAGGGAAGGGATGAGAATAGTAATAAAAATCAGGGATGAGGACCGGAAAGGACTCATACTGAACCAGCTCTATTCAAAGACTGAACTGGAGCAGAGCATTAGCATTAACAATCTGGTTCTTCTAAACAATGAGCCAAGGCAGATGAACCTCAAGGAGTTAATGAAAAGCTACATAGATCACAGATTAAAGGTTATCCTGAAAAGAAGCCAGTTTGATTATGATAAGCTAAAGGAGAGGGAACATGTACTGCTTGGGCTGGAGAAGGCCATAGAACAGCTTGATCTGGTAATATCCCTGATCAGAGGGAGCAGGGAAACAACTGAGGCAAGAACAAAATTAATGCAATCACTGGAATTAACGGAAATTCAGGCAAACGCCATTCTTGACATGAGATTGCAAAGACTGACCTCACTGGAGCATGAAAAAATAAAGAAGGAGTTAGAGGAAACATTCAACGAACTGAAAAGGCTCAGCAATATAATAAATAATGAAAGTGAGAGGGATAAAATTCTCATAGATGAAATACAGTACCTGATTAAGAAATACGGTGACGAAAGAAGAACCAAAGTTCAGATAGGTGGTCATGTCAATCTTTCAGAGGATCAGACAATCCCCGTTGAGGAGAGTGTCATAATACTAACAGAGAAAGGCTTCATCAAGAGGGTAACACTTGACGAATACCGCGCTCAGAAGAGAGGCGGTAAGGGTGTGCAGACAAGCGTGAGAGACGAAGATCAGGTGAGATCGCTTATTCACTGCAGTTCCCATGATAACGTTCTCTTTTTCACAAACACAGGAAGGGTATTCAAGATAAAGGCTTACAGGATAGAGAGCAAGAGCAGAACAGGGGTAGGAGTGATCGGTTCAGCATTCCTCAGGCTTGCAGAGAGTGAAAGATTAACAGAAGTTCTCAAATTTGAGGAAAGTGAGGGAGCATTCCTTATCATGGCAACCAGAGGTGGCTATATTAAAAAGACATCTGTGGAGGATTTTGCAAATATCAACTCAGCGGGAATCAGGGCAATAAACCTTGAGGATGGAGATGAACTTGTATCTGCGTTCATATTAGAATCCGATCATGATATTGTTGTAATATCTAGCAATGGAAAGGCAGCACGTTTCAGATCAGATGAGATCAGGGCCACAGGAAGGACGTCCAGGGGTGTCATATCAATGAGAGTTCAGGGAAATGAGTTTGTGATCAAGGCCTTCGCCATTGAATCAGGTCAGAACATACTGACTGTATCCTCAAGGGGAATTGGAAAGAGAACAGAGGAAAATGAGTTCACCAGTCATCACAGAGGAAGCATGGGAGTGAAGGTTATGAAGATCACTGAGAAGACTGGAAAGATAGTGGATGCCATTCCTGTAAATGAAAATGACGAGATCATAATAATGACAAGAAATGAACAGACCATTAGAATCAGGGCTTCAACAATAAGAGAGGTGAGCAGAAACTCCCAGGGTGTGAAACTTATGGATGTAGGTGAGGATGATGAGGTCATTTCAGTTGGAAAAGTGGAGCTGGAACAATGAGGAAACTGTATCTAGCAGGGACAGGAAACGTTTCCAAAAACCTCCTATCACTTATTTCTAACCTAAATTCTGATATAAAGATCATGGGGATCGAGAATTCAAGAGGTCAGCTATTCTCAGAAGAAAGTCTCTCCATGGCTGATATCAATAATTTCATGAAATCACCACAGGACTACAGGAAATCAGTGAATATCAGTAAGATGGATTTTGATATTTATGTGGACATGAGGACAGCATCAAAAAATGGTGAAAGAGAAAGGGATGATTATATCACTCTGATGAAAAATGGTAAGCACATTGTAACAGCCAACAAATCTGGACTTGCAAACTTCTTTCCTGAAATAGGAAAAGCATCCTCAGAATTTGACAAAAAGCTCTATTTCGAGGCAACAGTTGCAGGCGGTCTGCCAGTATTCTCACTCACTAGAAGCAGTTTTCCATCATTCACTGTAAACAGTTTCACAGGTGTTGTGAATCTTACATCGAATTTTATAATGAAGAAGGTAAACGATGGAATGAATCTTGAAGAGGCCAAAAGGAAAGCTATGGAAGAGGGTGTTGCAGAAACAGATATGACTGATGATCTGGATGGCACAGATTCCGCAAGAAAGGCAGTGATTATAGCAAATTCCCTTTTCCATAAACCAATGAGGCTGAAGGACCTGAAATACTCCGGAATCGATGAAAATAATATTAAAAAGAACGAAATGCTGCTCGCAAAAATCTCAATGAATAAGGAGTTTAGTGTTGAATCACGGGTATTCACACTGAACAGTGAAGATCCATTCCTGAAACTTGCACCAATGGGTATGGCATGCAGTATCGGGTTTAAAGAAAGGAATCCTGTATATATATCAGAGGATATGGATGGACCTCTTGAAACCGCGGGGGGAGTTTTAAGCGATATTTTATCTGTTTAGAACTTCCCTTGTGCAAAATATATACTGGTTCATCGGTTTAAGATCCATTACTACCATTAGCAAATAAAAGCAGAAACTTTGAAACTACTTTTTTGAAAATATTACATTATTATATGTTTAAACTTTATAATGCAAGCAATGGCACATACTGGGTCAGGATCAGAACACACAGGAAGGATATCCCAATGAATGAATTTGAATTCAGGAAAGAAACTCTCACCGTTGAAGGATCATCAGGATCAAGAACATAATGCTGGTATATTATGAGAAAATATATCAGAATAAGTTCAGCAACATACAGATAACTGCTGATGTAAAATATAAGCAATGTGAAAAAAAGTAGTGTAAATGCATGGGTAATATCTGAAATGATCATTCCCTTTTTGACACCATAGGCAGTCATCACGGTTTTTAAATTATTCTCCCTGTCATAGTCTACATCCGGTATTGTATACACCATGTCAAAACCGCCTATCCAGGTTGCAGTTGTAACCACAAGAATATATATCTCTGGAGATGAAGGAAAGTGAGGTATAACCGCGAGATAACCGGCCATCACTCCCACGCCTATGGTCAATCCCATGAAGAAGTGCCTCCATCTTGTAACTCTCTTTAGCATTGGATCAATTATGAAGAGTGCCAAAACTATAGGAGAAAGAATAAGCACAAAGCGATTTAGAAGAAACGTACACAGCTCAAAGAGTGCTGCTGTTATAACTGTAAAGGTAATGGCACTGGTCATGGAAAGTGATCCTGTTACCAGTCCCCATTTCCTTTTACGTGGATTGATCACATCATATTTTCTTCCAAGCAGTCTGTTGATGGACATACCGGTGGCCCTTGCCAGTGTACCTGCCAGAATTACAAGAATGATGATCCTGGTGCCCGGATATTTTCCTGCCGCAATGAAGCTGCCTGCCACTATAAAGGGTATATCAAAAACAGTATGTTCCAGTTTTATGTAATCTACGAATCCTTTTAATTTTGATTCGTGAACTTCTTTCTCAGTTGATCTACTCTCTCCTGAATATCCTGTTTCATTGAAAGCGTTTCTGGCCATGGCCTGTTAAATCCCTCCGATTTCCATTTCCTTGTGGCATCTATGCCCATCTTCGATCCATAGTTCAAAAGCGAAGAGGCATGATCAAGCGTATCCGTATGAGTTCCCGGGATAATAATAACATCTCTTGCAGGATCAATCCTCGTGCTCATGGCCCATATTACCTGTTTTCTGTCATGAACATTGATGTCATCATCAACAATGAGCACTATCTTGGAGAACATCAACTGACCGGTACCCCACACAGCGAACATAACCTTCTTGGCATGTCCCGGGAAGCGCTTCTTTATGGAAACCACGATCATATCATGGAACACTGCTTCCTCCATTGTATTCATGTCAACTATCTCTGGTATCTGTAACTTCACCAGAGGAAGGAATAGCCTTTCTATGGATTTTCCCATAATCACATCCTCGTGCCACAGCTTTCCAACAATGGTTGTTGGGTATACAGGATTCTTTTTCTCAACTATCTTCCTGATGTGAAAAATTGGAAACACTTCCTGCAGGGAATAATATCCTGTGTGATCTCCGAAGGGTCCTTCTATTCTTGATTCTGATGAGTCAATATATCCTTCAAGAACGATCTCGGAATTCATTGGGTAATGATGATCAACGCTCTGTCCTTTCACAAGATTTGGTCTTTCCTTGCTAATAAGACCCCAGAATGAGAATTCATCCAGAGGGTCCGGTAAGGGTGCAACTGCTGAGAATATTGTAAGTGGATCTGTTCCCAGTGTAACGGAAACATCCATGATCTTTCCCTTCTCCTTATACTCATCAAAATGTTTTGCACCATCCTTGTGTATCTGCCAGTGCATTCCCATGGTTTCTGAATCATATTTCTGCATCCTGTACATGCCTGCATTTTTTCTGCCTGTTTCAGGATCACTTGTAATTACAACTGGTAATGTAATAAAGGGTCCTGCATCATCCGGCCAGGTTGTGCATATGGGATATCTGTCCAGATCTACAGAATCGATTACGCTGTATGAGGACGGTAATCTGTCATGCAACTTTGGTCTGAGACCTCCAAGTTCCTTAAGCATCTCCATGCCCCTGCCGATGAGGGATTCACTTTCCTTTGGTGGCCTTATGAGATTTCGCATTGCATTTCCAATGTTTTCTGGCTTATCCCCAAGAATGGAATTCATTTTCTCCTGGGTTGAAAATATGTTTCCAACAACAGGTATGTCATAACCCTTTACATTATCAAAAAGAATTGTACGTCCCTTTCCAGCCCTTTCCTCCTCACTCAGTATCCATGTGAGTTCCAGTTCGGTGCTCACTTCATCATCAATCTGGATAAAATCATTCTTTTTCTTTCGATCTGAAATGAAGTCCTGAAGATCATCATAAGTCATGCACTCATATCCTTATTTTTGATTTATTGTTTTCTTTAATTTTTTTTGATAAAACATAAAATCCATTAGAATTTACTTTATTTGCTCTGCAATCACCTTTACAAAACCTTCTGATAACTCCTTGCTGACAGATCTGAAATTGAATGCCATAAGGAAACCGTCTATGCCTGCAACTGTGCACTTTGAGGCTTCAAGGCTGTAACCGGCGCCAGAGAGTGTTACAGTAACTGAATCACCATTAAATTCTATATCAAGCATGCTCGCCGGAATTACC contains:
- the merA gene encoding mercury(II) reductase, translating into MQEEFDIAILGRGAAAFSFAIKTSELSHNQAKIVMIGYGFIGGTCVNVGCVPSKYILESAKLYQKMIHPPFPGISSDENSLDFRKLMESIENLTSGERKTKYEDVLTYYPNIHIMNGRGRFLGPDRLEVVNGNERSEISADNIVIATGSSSSYPNIKGVKELKGELLTSDSVWNLREKPHSMGIIGGGYIALELGQALSMLGVNVTIFKHHDTINRMGDRDVDRKLIDAIQSDHLKVLTGYSVNEIKKNGTSYEIIAENEGSISKFEFEKVMIASGRKANVESLDLEKAGVKYNSRGITVDESMCTSNSQIYAAGDVVEQKFNLETIAAREGTIAANAMFGQPYVPVDETFIPWGIFTDPQGAFVGYSENELRQKGIAHESVEIDLESVPKARIINETKGIYKLLFSADDHKILGIQVISPMATEIIMEGAYILRNNMSIEDLVSMTHIFPTISEGIKIAAQSYSRDISKMSCCME
- a CDS encoding DNA adenine methylase, translating into MKKLRLIKYPGSKWVSIPDIREVWKKSNMEAFADVFGGSATVSLNMGAENVIYNELNTQLYNLLLSLRDSYDSFMEYVKQWLTSPKSFMEFRKQLKEESDEKREDRTYSAFKTFYRYNTTFGGMGETYSTSREKSTFTAMGKTIGVLPAIHKTISTWKLENMDFLAFIRKYDSEKTFLYMDPPYPGKNWYEHNFSIKDYRDLSSVRKEMRGKYLMNFDRGSEQITKVFGEPQFIRKYENKNGNGEDMEEPFRYISFYTNVLNK
- a CDS encoding DNA gyrase/topoisomerase IV subunit B, with product MSLDQYDASQIQILEGLKAVRKVPGMYIGNTGEGGLHHLVYEVVDNCVDEANAGFADKVFITLGRDGSVTVEDNGRGIPVDIHPQYKRPALEIVLTELHSGAKFDKKVYKVTGGLHGVGVHVVNALSEKLIAVIKRNGNIYYEIFRRGIPDGHLITVKEDEKDNDPILKDITLNLKSESGTTIKFWPDPEIFQETVYSYEILERRMRELAYLNPNIFFEMRDERSGKKDTFHFSGGLSEFVSYLSEGYDLLLKETIRGQEEKSDVVVEFALQYSSNSMEVMKSFVNNIRTDEGGTHVAGFRTGLSKAILDFAKKNNLVKGVDNLIGDDVRDGLVAVLHIKMYNPQFEGQTKEKLGNGEIKGIVQSILESQMKFYLESYPHVANLIVRRALMAAEAREASRNAKELIKKRSSLGTGSMPGKLADCSSSDPSKTEIYIVEGDSAGGSAKQARNREYQAVMPLRGKILNVEKANDSKTFANQIIKDLIIVLGTGVGDELNLDTLRYGKIIIMTDADVDGAHIRTLLLTFFYRHALKLIKNGNIYFAEPPLYRVQKGDKVYYVYSEEERDKIVTELGKNVVTQRFKGLGEMNPEQLWDTAMNPDTRRLVRVDVEDADEADHTFSILMGDKVEPRRRFIEENAKYVEEIDF
- the gyrA gene encoding DNA gyrase subunit A, giving the protein MELKPVETEIKKSYLEYAMSVIVSRAIPDVRDGLKPVQRRILYSMYENNFTHDKPYRKSARIVGEAMGKYHPHGDSAIYDAMARMAQEFSLRYTLIDGQGNFGSIDGDAPAAMRYTEARTNQLAEEMLKDIDKNTVPFRLNFDGSLQEPDYLPSVVPNLLINGSSGIAVGMATNLLPHNLTEVGNGIIELVKNPEATVEDLLKHLKGPDFPGGGIIWMTEDLKRAYETGRGKVICRGEVNAEDKKRIVITSLPYGVNKVTFLENVVRHVDDGKIEGITDVRDESNREGMRIVIKIRDEDRKGLILNQLYSKTELEQSISINNLVLLNNEPRQMNLKELMKSYIDHRLKVILKRSQFDYDKLKEREHVLLGLEKAIEQLDLVISLIRGSRETTEARTKLMQSLELTEIQANAILDMRLQRLTSLEHEKIKKELEETFNELKRLSNIINNESERDKILIDEIQYLIKKYGDERRTKVQIGGHVNLSEDQTIPVEESVIILTEKGFIKRVTLDEYRAQKRGGKGVQTSVRDEDQVRSLIHCSSHDNVLFFTNTGRVFKIKAYRIESKSRTGVGVIGSAFLRLAESERLTEVLKFEESEGAFLIMATRGGYIKKTSVEDFANINSAGIRAINLEDGDELVSAFILESDHDIVVISSNGKAARFRSDEIRATGRTSRGVISMRVQGNEFVIKAFAIESGQNILTVSSRGIGKRTEENEFTSHHRGSMGVKVMKITEKTGKIVDAIPVNENDEIIIMTRNEQTIRIRASTIREVSRNSQGVKLMDVGEDDEVISVGKVELEQ
- a CDS encoding UbiA-like polyprenyltransferase; the encoded protein is MARNAFNETGYSGESRSTEKEVHESKLKGFVDYIKLEHTVFDIPFIVAGSFIAAGKYPGTRIIILVILAGTLARATGMSINRLLGRKYDVINPRKRKWGLVTGSLSMTSAITFTVITAALFELCTFLLNRFVLILSPIVLALFIIDPMLKRVTRWRHFFMGLTIGVGVMAGYLAVIPHFPSSPEIYILVVTTATWIGGFDMVYTIPDVDYDRENNLKTVMTAYGVKKGMIISDITHAFTLLFFTLLIFYISSYLYVAELILIYFLIIYQHYVLDPDDPSTVRVSFLNSNSFIGISFLCVLILTQYVPLLAL
- a CDS encoding menaquinone biosynthesis decarboxylase, translated to MTYDDLQDFISDRKKKNDFIQIDDEVSTELELTWILSEEERAGKGRTILFDNVKGYDIPVVGNIFSTQEKMNSILGDKPENIGNAMRNLIRPPKESESLIGRGMEMLKELGGLRPKLHDRLPSSYSVIDSVDLDRYPICTTWPDDAGPFITLPVVITSDPETGRKNAGMYRMQKYDSETMGMHWQIHKDGAKHFDEYKEKGKIMDVSVTLGTDPLTIFSAVAPLPDPLDEFSFWGLISKERPNLVKGQSVDHHYPMNSEIVLEGYIDSSESRIEGPFGDHTGYYSLQEVFPIFHIRKIVEKKNPVYPTTIVGKLWHEDVIMGKSIERLFLPLVKLQIPEIVDMNTMEEAVFHDMIVVSIKKRFPGHAKKVMFAVWGTGQLMFSKIVLIVDDDINVHDRKQVIWAMSTRIDPARDVIIIPGTHTDTLDHASSLLNYGSKMGIDATRKWKSEGFNRPWPETLSMKQDIQERVDQLRKKFTNQN